In Desulfovibrio sp. 86, the following proteins share a genomic window:
- a CDS encoding ABC transporter ATP-binding protein — MLEIRDLHVRYGGIQAVQGVSLKIPRGSIVTLIGANGAGKSSIIRSIAGLNKNVTGEILLTRHEGEAPASLMGLKPEDMVRRGISLSPEGRRILPHLTVEENLMLGAYSRNDRKEIADDIEWVYTLFPRLKERSWQKGGTLSGGEQQMLAVGRALMSRPDLLMLDEPSLGLAPLLVREIFEIIRRINADGKTVLLVEQNAYAALSVAHYAYILEVGRVVLEGPGKDLLENPKVKDAYLGG, encoded by the coding sequence ATGCTTGAAATTCGTGACCTTCATGTGCGCTATGGCGGCATTCAGGCCGTGCAGGGTGTGAGCCTCAAAATTCCGCGCGGCAGTATAGTGACGCTCATCGGAGCCAACGGCGCGGGCAAGAGCAGTATTATCCGTTCCATTGCGGGGCTGAACAAAAACGTGACCGGCGAGATCCTGCTCACCAGGCACGAAGGCGAAGCCCCGGCTTCTCTTATGGGCCTCAAGCCCGAGGACATGGTACGGCGGGGCATCTCGCTCTCACCCGAAGGGCGGCGCATCCTGCCGCATTTGACGGTGGAGGAAAACCTGATGCTCGGCGCATACTCCCGCAATGACCGCAAGGAAATCGCGGACGACATCGAGTGGGTGTACACGCTCTTTCCCCGGCTTAAAGAACGCAGCTGGCAGAAGGGCGGCACCCTTTCCGGCGGCGAACAGCAGATGCTGGCAGTGGGGCGGGCGCTCATGAGCCGTCCTGATCTGCTGATGCTTGATGAACCTTCGCTTGGGCTGGCTCCTCTGCTGGTGCGCGAGATTTTTGAAATCATCAGGCGCATCAATGCCGATGGCAAAACTGTGCTTCTGGTTGAACAGAATGCCTATGCGGCACTTTCCGTAGCGCACTATGCCTACATTCTGGAAGTGGGGCGGGTGGTGCTGGAAGGACCGGGCAAGGATCTGCTGGAAAACCCCAAGGTCAAGGATGCCTACCTGGGCGGCTAG
- a CDS encoding sulfite exporter TauE/SafE family protein — protein MIYALIVLCGVAAGTVSGVVGTGSSIILLPILSLAFGPKAAIPIMAVASIAGNASRVVAWRRQINLKAFVCYSLTAVPAAVLGVRTLWIMPADISNLCIGLFFFVLIGLRRVSRTRGMRLGLGQMALAGGFVGYLTGVVYSTGPLTIPIFAGFGLVKGALLATEAAASIAVYLAKALAFGAVGGLPLPILCHGLAVGAALAVGTFLGKRFVLGLSEATFQLLIDIMLACAGLVMTGNALFAQH, from the coding sequence GTGATATACGCGCTTATTGTCTTATGCGGCGTCGCGGCCGGGACTGTGAGCGGGGTTGTGGGAACCGGGTCATCCATAATCCTGCTGCCAATACTGAGCTTGGCTTTTGGCCCCAAGGCAGCCATCCCCATTATGGCCGTTGCTTCAATTGCGGGCAATGCCTCGCGGGTGGTCGCTTGGCGTCGCCAGATAAACCTCAAGGCCTTTGTCTGCTATTCGCTGACGGCCGTGCCTGCGGCGGTGTTGGGCGTGCGAACGCTCTGGATTATGCCTGCGGATATTTCCAACCTGTGCATTGGTCTTTTCTTTTTTGTACTCATTGGTTTGCGAAGGGTCAGTCGTACGCGCGGCATGCGACTGGGGCTTGGACAAATGGCGCTGGCTGGCGGCTTTGTGGGTTATCTCACGGGAGTTGTGTATTCCACAGGTCCGCTGACCATTCCCATTTTTGCCGGTTTCGGGCTGGTGAAGGGCGCGCTGCTCGCCACTGAAGCGGCCGCCTCCATAGCCGTGTACCTTGCCAAGGCTCTGGCTTTTGGGGCTGTGGGCGGGTTGCCCCTGCCCATATTGTGCCATGGCCTTGCCGTGGGGGCGGCGCTGGCGGTGGGTACCTTTCTGGGTAAACGCTTTGTGCTCGGCCTCTCCGAAGCGACCTTTCAGCTTCTTATCGATATCATGCTGGCCTGCGCAGGCCTTGTGATGACGGGCAACGCGCTGTTTGCGCAGCACTGA
- a CDS encoding ABC transporter ATP-binding protein, whose product MSEFHLPRPPHYEGALLIAKGVTMRFGGVTAVSELSLALPHGGIAGIIGPNGAGKTTAFNVLSGFYTPQEGEVILDGQSIKGLKPYDICRRGMARTFQNIRLSQHMTVLENIMVGCHVRRHCPWWMAPLGLPSFYREEAEIREKSRQLADRVNLGAHLDDLAGSLPYGAQRRLEIARALATEPRLLLLDEPAAGMNPQESLDLMHFIGHIRDEFGLTILLIEHDMKVVMGVCQYIWVMEYGALIAEGAPEEIRNNPVVIRAYLGEDMGAGGMF is encoded by the coding sequence ATGAGCGAATTCCATCTGCCCCGTCCCCCTCATTATGAAGGAGCGCTGCTCATCGCCAAAGGCGTTACCATGCGTTTTGGCGGCGTCACTGCGGTGAGCGAACTTTCTCTGGCCCTGCCCCATGGGGGCATTGCGGGAATCATCGGTCCCAACGGTGCGGGAAAAACCACGGCGTTCAACGTGTTGAGCGGTTTTTACACGCCTCAGGAAGGCGAGGTCATCCTTGACGGACAGAGCATCAAGGGCTTGAAGCCCTATGATATCTGTCGGCGCGGTATGGCCCGTACCTTTCAGAATATCCGTCTTTCGCAGCATATGACCGTGCTCGAAAACATCATGGTAGGCTGCCATGTGCGGCGGCATTGCCCCTGGTGGATGGCCCCCCTGGGACTGCCGTCCTTTTACCGCGAGGAAGCTGAAATCAGGGAAAAAAGCCGTCAGCTGGCCGACAGGGTCAACCTTGGCGCGCACCTTGATGACCTTGCGGGCAGTCTGCCCTACGGAGCGCAACGCCGTCTTGAAATAGCGCGGGCCCTGGCTACGGAGCCGCGCCTCTTGCTGCTGGACGAACCCGCCGCAGGCATGAACCCGCAGGAAAGCCTCGATCTCATGCACTTCATTGGTCATATTCGTGACGAATTTGGCCTGACCATTCTGCTTATCGAGCACGACATGAAGGTTGTCATGGGCGTGTGCCAGTATATCTGGGTTATGGAATACGGCGCCCTTATCGCTGAAGGCGCCCCGGAAGAAATTCGCAACAATCCGGTGGTGATTCGCGCCTATCTTGGCGAGGATATGGGCGCGGGCGGCATGTTCTGA